The following are from one region of the Deinococcota bacterium genome:
- a CDS encoding toxin-antitoxin system HicB family antitoxin — EAIADADVSKELFFESCLEHGDPIPEPGQSYSGKFNVRVPKSLHRQLALEAEREGVSLNMLIVSRLSAGRQPS; from the coding sequence CGAGGCCATTGCCGATGCCGATGTTTCCAAGGAGCTCTTCTTCGAGTCCTGCCTCGAGCACGGTGATCCTATCCCCGAGCCAGGACAGAGCTATAGCGGCAAGTTCAACGTTCGCGTGCCCAAGAGCCTGCACCGGCAACTCGCCCTCGAGGCGGAGCGCGAGGGCGTCAGCCTCAACATGCTCATCGTCAGCAGGCTGAGCGCCGGGAGGCAGCCGTCATAG
- a CDS encoding DUF2442 domain-containing protein — translation MSNHVIAEELEEIAAARQAAADAAAHEPRAKTARYDPKKHEVVIGFTNGAWLGVPADHLQGLAGAPPEELDEVEITPSGTGLHWETLDVDMHIPGLLAGVFGTRAWMAALGRKGGRITSNTKAAAAKANGQKGGRPRKH, via the coding sequence ATGAGTAACCATGTGATAGCCGAAGAGCTCGAGGAGATCGCGGCAGCAAGGCAAGCCGCTGCCGATGCTGCCGCGCATGAACCCCGCGCAAAAACAGCTCGCTACGACCCTAAAAAGCATGAGGTCGTGATCGGGTTTACCAACGGGGCCTGGCTTGGCGTCCCTGCCGATCATCTTCAAGGCTTAGCTGGTGCCCCTCCCGAAGAGCTCGACGAGGTCGAAATCACCCCCTCTGGAACCGGTCTCCACTGGGAAACTCTCGACGTCGATATGCACATCCCAGGCTTGCTCGCAGGCGTCTTTGGCACCCGCGCCTGGATGGCGGCGTTGGGTCGCAAAGGCGGACGCATCACCTCTAACACCAAGGCCGCCGCGGCGAAAGCCAACGGACAAAAGGGTGGACGTCCCCGCAAACACTAG
- a CDS encoding DUF4160 domain-containing protein, producing MPTVLRADGFNVRIYTNDHEPAHVHVFKAGGEAKVSLGIDGQRPKLLEVTQGMSDRDAARALTIVKAHNDALLKRWRVIHE from the coding sequence ATGCCGACGGTACTCAGAGCAGACGGATTCAACGTGCGCATCTACACCAACGACCACGAACCGGCACACGTACACGTCTTTAAAGCAGGGGGCGAAGCAAAAGTCAGCTTGGGCATAGACGGTCAGCGCCCCAAGCTCCTGGAGGTGACGCAAGGCATGAGCGACAGAGACGCTGCTCGAGCCCTAACCATTGTCAAAGCGCACAATGACGCGCTCTTAAAAAGGTGGAGAGTGATCCATGAGTAA